From the genome of Miscanthus floridulus cultivar M001 chromosome 10, ASM1932011v1, whole genome shotgun sequence, one region includes:
- the LOC136489963 gene encoding putative disease resistance protein RGA4, whose translation MVAVLAVLASYIQHMLVNMAKEEVHILLGVTREIDKMGVKLGDLKNFLTDADRRNITDLSVKVWVGELRDAMYDATNILDLCQLKAMEQGPSRDMGCFNPLLFCMRTPLHAHDIGNRIKNLNKRLDDIKARSASFNFINLGSYEDDGSKKASFGSSTRETSGALDGSGLVGEKIEEDTKNLVAMLTKEYQTQQEYNRIMVFAIVGVGGIGKTTLAQKIFNNDIIQQDFTKKIWLSVNQDFDEIELLRRAISEAGGYHHIAGNAKAQQERALMEALKGHRTLLIMDDVWDYRAWEGVLRTPLLNAALAHGSRVLITTRHDNVARGMMAEEPYHHINKLDPGDAWLLLKKQVVRSVNDEPQLEMLKDIGMGIIEKCDGLPLAVKVIGGLLRQKNIRPVDWENVLKDSLWSVSQMPKELSNSIYLSYDDLGPGLKHCFLHYSLLPKDTIFLVGDIVGMWISEGFLHGTSRDLEEIGKEYYDELIQRNLIEPNKRYIDHVVCNMHDVVRSFAQYVAGNEALVGHNSEIGIMLNKLNSQKLIRLSLQNKGSESNDLEWCSLQAHTSLRTLILVGHVKISEGCKPQAFGATLHLIVAHIDCGKEIKP comes from the exons ATGGTGGCTGTCCTTGCTGTTTTGGCATCCTACATCCAACACATGTTGGTGAACATGGCGAAAGAAGAGGTGCATATACTACTAGGGGTCACCCGGGAGATTGACAAGATGGGAGTCAAGCTTGGAGATCTCAAGAACTTCCTCACAGATGCTGATAGGAGGAACATCACTGATCTAAGTGTGAAGGTATGGGTGGGAGAGCTTCGGGATGCCATGTATGATGCCACAAACATCCTGGATCTGTGCCAGctcaaggccatggagcaaggcccaAGCCGGGACATGGGATGCTTCAACCCATTGCTATTCTGCATGCGGACTCCCCTCCATGCCCATGATATTGGAAACCGCATCAAGAACCTTAACAAGAGGCTAGATGACATCAAGGCACGCAGCGCGTCATTCAACTTCATCAACCTTGGTTCCTATGAGGACGATGGAAGTAAGAAGGCATCATTTGGTTCAAGTACACGTGAGACATCGGGGGCCCTCGATGGATCAGGTTTGGTTGGTGAGAAGATTGAGGAGGACACAAAAAATCTAGTGGCGATGCTCACAAAAGAGTATCAAACCCAACAAGAATATAACAGAATTATGGTTTTCGCCATTGTGGGAGTTGGAGGGATTGGCAAGACCACCCTTGCCCAAAAGATCTTTAATAATGACATAATACAACAAGATTTCACAAAGAAAATATGGTTGAGTGTCAACCAAGACTTTGATGAGATTGAGCTGTTGAGGAGAGCAATCTCAGAAGCTGGGGGATACCACCATATTGCTGGAAATGCAAAGGCACAGCAAGAGCGAGCTCTAATGGAAGCCTTAAAGGGACATAGGACCTTATTGATAATGGATGATGTCTGGGACTATCGTGCATGGGAGGGTGTGCTTAGAACGCCCTTGCTCAATGCTGCCCTAGCTCATGGTAGCCGTGTCCTCATCACCACTAGGCATGACAATGTCGCACGAGGAATGATGGCAGAGGAACCCTACCACCATATCAATAAACTTGACCCTGGGGATGCATGGTTGCTTCTCAAGAAACAG GTAGTTAGAAGTGTAAATGATGAGCCCCAGCTTGAAATGCTAAAGGATATTGGAATGGGAATTATAGAAAAATGCGATGGTTTACCACTCGCGGTCAAAGTTATTGGAGGTCTGCTACGCCAGAAAAACATAAGGCCAGTCGACTGGGAAAATGTCTTAAAGGACTCTCTATGGTCAGTTTCTCAAATGCCTAAAGAGTTAAGCAATTCAATATATCTTAGCTATGATGACTTGGGTCCAGGCTTGAAACATTGTtttttgcattactccctccttcctAAGGACACAATTTTTTTGGTTGGTGACATTGTTGGCATGTGGATCAGTGAAGGATTTCTTCATGGAACCTCACGTGACTTAGAGGAAATAGGAAAAGAGTACTATGACGAATTAATTCAGAGAAACCTTATTGAGCCAAATAAAAGGTACATTGATCATGTTGTTTGCAACATGCATGATGTTGTTCGCTCTTTTGCTCAGTATGTGGCAGGAAATGAGGCACTAGTGGGTCACAATAGTGAAATTGGTATTATGTTGAATAAACTCAATTCACAAAAGTTGATTCGTTTATCCCTGCAAAACAAAGGATCAGAATCAAATGATTTAGAGTGGTGTTCTCTACAAGCACATACATCACTAAGAACACTGATATTGGTTGGGCATGTAAAGATATCTGAAGGATGTAAACCCCAGGCATTTGGAGCTACACTGCACCTTATCGTTGCTCACATCGATTGCGGCAAGGAAATCAAGCCCTGA